From the Priestia koreensis genome, one window contains:
- a CDS encoding P-loop NTPase — translation MLTPQKVLEALKHVEDPEIRKSLVELNMIRNIEVTDGHVKLEVVLTIQGCPLKAKIEQDIADALKEAGALSVALRFGTMTQEERAALTASLKKEASTTSGMPKILDPASGVTFITVTSGKGGVGKSTVTINLATALARAGKRVGIIDADIYGFSIPAMMKITQKPTMINETAIPVESHGVKVMSMGFFAPNNDPVMWRGPMLNKWIRNFLANTHWGELDYLLLDLPPGTGDVAIDVASMIPQAKELIVTTPHNVASYVASRAGAMARHTKHDILGVVENMAYYEDKDGERKFMFGRGGGDMLAEQLSTEVVARVPFAQPEDAIVESVYDEDSVAGEVFTELVQDVLLAK, via the coding sequence ATGCTAACACCACAAAAAGTGCTTGAAGCACTTAAACACGTTGAAGATCCCGAGATTCGTAAAAGTCTTGTGGAATTAAATATGATTCGAAATATCGAGGTAACAGACGGACACGTTAAGCTTGAGGTTGTGTTAACCATCCAAGGCTGTCCCCTTAAAGCAAAAATTGAACAGGATATCGCAGATGCATTAAAAGAAGCAGGCGCGCTGTCTGTTGCCTTGCGCTTTGGTACGATGACTCAGGAGGAGCGCGCAGCACTGACTGCTTCTCTAAAGAAAGAAGCCTCTACCACTTCTGGTATGCCGAAAATTTTAGACCCTGCCTCTGGCGTAACGTTTATTACCGTGACGAGCGGAAAAGGTGGCGTTGGGAAATCCACTGTAACGATTAACCTTGCGACGGCTCTTGCTCGTGCAGGAAAACGCGTTGGCATTATAGATGCGGATATTTACGGATTTAGTATCCCAGCGATGATGAAAATCACACAAAAGCCAACGATGATTAACGAAACGGCCATTCCAGTGGAAAGTCACGGCGTAAAGGTAATGTCGATGGGCTTTTTCGCCCCAAACAACGACCCTGTTATGTGGCGCGGACCAATGTTAAATAAATGGATTCGCAACTTTTTAGCGAATACCCATTGGGGAGAGTTAGACTATCTTCTATTAGACTTGCCTCCTGGAACAGGTGACGTTGCAATTGACGTTGCGAGTATGATTCCGCAAGCAAAAGAGCTAATTGTTACAACTCCTCATAATGTGGCATCGTATGTAGCATCTCGTGCAGGTGCGATGGCACGTCATACGAAACATGACATTTTAGGTGTTGTAGAAAATATGGCGTACTACGAAGACAAAGACGGCGAACGTAAATTCATGTTCGGGCGCGGCGGCGGAGATATGCTTGCCGAGCAACTTAGTACAGAAGTCGTGGCGCGTGTTCCATTTGCACAGCCAGAAGATGCGATTGTGGAATCTGTCTATGATGAAGATTCCGTCGCTGGTGAAGTATTTACCGAATTAGTTCAGGATGTACTGCTCGCAAAATAA
- a CDS encoding heavy-metal-associated domain-containing protein — protein MVENTWVLPDLKTKEDEAKILQALHRIWGVRDVTVQVDTGEVFVSFEEAESSSQDFEQALIELGYDAKGRTE, from the coding sequence ATGGTTGAAAATACGTGGGTACTACCAGATTTAAAAACCAAAGAGGACGAAGCGAAAATTCTTCAAGCGCTTCACCGAATTTGGGGTGTTCGTGACGTGACGGTTCAAGTCGATACAGGAGAAGTATTCGTCAGCTTTGAGGAAGCAGAATCAAGCTCTCAAGATTTTGAGCAGGCTCTTATTGAGCTAGGGTATGATGCAAAGGGGAGAACAGAATAA
- a CDS encoding DUF1641 domain-containing protein, with product MAKAIRSIKKQVPDKHQEQADALADIVTALADNRDAIMTTMDILKNLHEMGALHAISAALQKRNDIGYIAVQQIDQPGMHNIIKNAMNTMKFLGSVNADELQKLLNGVSNGFTYMNESIEKNEERSLWQLSKTMRTPEAKAAIGSMSAFMQGLGEGFLDKKHSDH from the coding sequence ATGGCAAAAGCAATTCGTTCCATAAAAAAGCAAGTACCGGATAAGCATCAGGAACAGGCAGACGCATTAGCAGATATCGTGACAGCACTTGCCGATAACCGTGATGCCATTATGACGACGATGGATATTTTAAAAAATCTCCATGAAATGGGGGCGCTGCATGCGATTTCAGCGGCGCTTCAAAAACGAAACGACATTGGCTATATTGCCGTTCAACAAATTGATCAGCCAGGCATGCACAACATTATTAAAAATGCGATGAACACGATGAAATTTTTAGGATCTGTTAACGCTGATGAGCTTCAAAAACTGTTAAACGGGGTTTCTAATGGATTCACATACATGAACGAAAGCATTGAAAAGAACGAGGAGCGGAGCCTATGGCAGCTCAGCAAAACGATGCGTACACCGGAGGCAAAGGCTGCTATTGGTAGCATGTCAGCCTTTATGCAAGGGTTAGGAGAAGGATTTCTCGATAAAAAACACAGCGATCATTAA
- the fdhF gene encoding formate dehydrogenase subunit alpha, translating to MSESTFHININGKQYHAKEGQTILEVANEHNYSIPSICYHPDLGSIQTCDTCFVEVNGELVRSCATKAVPNMDVNAVSKQVKDAQYEAMSRILKNHELYCTVCDNNNGNCVVHNTAELLEIEHQKYEFKEKPYAADNSHPFYRYEPDQCILCGRCVEACQDLQVNETLTIDWDREAPRVIWDNDVPIDQSSCVSCGHCVTVCPCNALMEKPMLGEAGFLTGIMPKTLDPMIHLTKEVEPGYKEIFAISEVEASMREARIKRTKTVCTYCGVGCSFEIWTKDRKILKVEPSVDAPVNGISTCVKGKWGWDYVNSEERLTKPLIRQGDEFIEASWEDALNVIATKLTEIKEKHGPDSIGYIASSKCSNEENFMFQKFARAIMGTNNVDNCSRYCQSPATAGLLRTVGIGGDAGSITDIGSSDLVFVIGANPAESHPVLATRVKRAHKLHGQKLIVADLRKNELAERADLHIHPKPSTDLIWISAVTKYIVDQGWEDREFLANRVNGLDEYIASLEIYTLEYAEEMTGLSKEELIQVATMIHEAKSVCALWAMGVTQHMDGTETSTAISNLLLITGNYGRPGTGAYPLRGHNNVQGACDFGTMPTWFPGYEKVADDSVRARYEKAWGVSLPTSTGLDNHQMVEEMNEGNLKALYLFGEDMAIVDSNSNHVDTGFEKLEFMVVQDVFFTKTAQFADVILPAAPSLEKDGTFTNTERRIQRFHRVFEPIGDSKPDWQIFQEVANRLGANWNYTHPSEIMDEAASLAPLFAGVTYERLEGWNSLQWPVAADGTDTPLLYTERFSFEDGKARLVVPTWSEPYEAGEEYDLHLNNGRLLEHFHEGNMTYKSKGLTHKVPYPWLEVSKELAAERGITDGALVRLSSPYGHVKVQAMVTDTVRGKELYLTMNSAEDEMAVNRLTSSYHDKETHTPAYKEMGVKMEIISETGTPPLPKVNHRFGNRVPQISVRVEEKWKREDFTPIEKMIKEGGQ from the coding sequence ATGAGTGAATCTACTTTTCACATTAACATTAACGGCAAACAGTATCATGCAAAAGAAGGGCAAACAATCCTAGAAGTAGCCAATGAACATAATTACAGCATTCCGAGCATTTGCTATCACCCTGATCTCGGCTCGATTCAAACATGTGACACGTGTTTTGTAGAAGTAAATGGGGAACTCGTTCGTTCCTGTGCGACAAAAGCGGTGCCAAATATGGACGTTAATGCAGTTTCGAAGCAGGTAAAAGATGCTCAGTACGAGGCGATGTCCCGCATCTTAAAAAATCATGAGCTGTACTGTACCGTTTGTGACAACAACAACGGCAACTGCGTGGTGCATAATACGGCTGAATTACTAGAAATTGAGCATCAAAAATATGAATTTAAGGAAAAACCTTATGCAGCTGATAATTCACATCCGTTTTATCGCTATGAGCCAGATCAATGTATTCTGTGCGGCCGCTGCGTAGAGGCGTGCCAAGACCTTCAGGTAAACGAAACGCTCACAATTGACTGGGATCGTGAAGCACCTCGCGTGATTTGGGATAATGATGTCCCGATCGATCAATCTTCCTGCGTAAGCTGTGGTCACTGCGTAACGGTCTGTCCGTGTAATGCGTTAATGGAAAAACCGATGCTCGGCGAAGCTGGATTTTTAACAGGTATCATGCCGAAAACGCTTGATCCGATGATTCATTTAACAAAAGAAGTGGAGCCAGGGTACAAAGAGATTTTTGCGATCTCAGAAGTTGAAGCAAGCATGCGTGAGGCACGTATTAAGCGTACGAAAACGGTTTGTACGTACTGTGGGGTAGGCTGTAGTTTTGAAATTTGGACAAAAGACCGAAAAATTTTAAAAGTAGAGCCAAGCGTAGATGCACCGGTGAACGGTATTTCGACATGTGTAAAAGGAAAATGGGGCTGGGATTACGTCAACAGTGAAGAACGCCTTACAAAGCCGTTGATTCGTCAAGGCGATGAGTTCATCGAAGCAAGCTGGGAAGACGCACTTAACGTTATCGCAACAAAGCTAACAGAAATTAAAGAAAAGCACGGTCCGGATTCAATTGGATATATCGCATCTTCTAAGTGCTCAAACGAAGAGAACTTTATGTTCCAAAAATTTGCTCGTGCCATTATGGGAACGAACAACGTGGACAACTGCTCACGATACTGTCAGTCACCGGCAACCGCAGGACTTCTTCGTACAGTCGGAATTGGCGGTGATGCAGGAAGCATTACAGACATCGGAAGCTCTGATTTAGTATTTGTAATCGGTGCAAACCCTGCTGAATCGCATCCTGTACTCGCTACTCGCGTGAAGCGCGCTCATAAGCTTCATGGACAAAAGCTAATCGTAGCGGATTTACGTAAAAACGAACTAGCAGAACGTGCCGATCTTCACATTCATCCGAAGCCAAGTACAGATCTTATCTGGATTTCAGCTGTAACGAAATACATCGTTGACCAAGGCTGGGAAGATCGTGAGTTTTTAGCAAATCGAGTGAACGGATTAGACGAGTACATTGCTTCTCTTGAGATCTATACGCTTGAGTATGCAGAAGAAATGACGGGTCTTTCAAAAGAAGAGCTTATTCAAGTAGCAACGATGATTCACGAAGCCAAATCGGTTTGTGCACTATGGGCGATGGGCGTTACACAGCATATGGATGGGACCGAAACAAGTACGGCTATCTCAAACCTACTCTTAATTACAGGAAACTATGGTCGTCCAGGTACAGGTGCGTATCCACTACGCGGTCATAACAACGTACAGGGAGCATGTGATTTCGGAACGATGCCAACATGGTTCCCAGGCTATGAAAAAGTAGCAGACGACAGCGTTCGAGCACGCTATGAAAAGGCATGGGGCGTATCGCTTCCTACTTCAACAGGCCTTGACAATCATCAAATGGTAGAAGAGATGAATGAAGGAAACCTAAAAGCGCTTTACCTGTTCGGGGAAGATATGGCGATTGTCGATTCCAACTCCAACCATGTAGATACAGGATTTGAAAAGCTAGAATTTATGGTAGTACAAGACGTATTCTTTACGAAAACAGCTCAGTTTGCTGATGTTATTTTACCTGCTGCGCCGAGTCTCGAAAAAGATGGCACGTTCACCAACACAGAACGTCGCATTCAGCGTTTCCACCGTGTATTTGAACCAATTGGTGATTCAAAGCCTGATTGGCAAATCTTCCAGGAAGTTGCGAACCGTCTAGGTGCGAACTGGAACTATACGCATCCAAGCGAAATTATGGACGAGGCAGCTTCTCTTGCACCGCTATTTGCAGGCGTGACGTATGAACGACTAGAAGGATGGAATAGCTTACAGTGGCCTGTAGCGGCAGATGGTACCGACACTCCGCTTCTGTACACAGAGCGCTTCTCATTTGAAGACGGAAAAGCACGACTCGTCGTTCCAACTTGGTCAGAGCCGTATGAGGCGGGAGAAGAGTATGATCTTCACCTTAACAACGGGCGCCTTCTTGAACATTTCCATGAAGGAAATATGACGTATAAATCAAAAGGTCTTACGCACAAAGTGCCGTACCCTTGGCTTGAGGTATCAAAAGAACTTGCCGCTGAGCGAGGAATTACAGACGGTGCACTCGTTCGACTATCATCTCCGTACGGTCATGTGAAAGTACAGGCGATGGTAACAGATACCGTTCGCGGAAAAGAACTGTACCTGACAATGAACTCAGCTGAGGATGAAATGGCCGTGAACCGCTTAACAAGCAGCTATCATGACAAAGAGACTCACACGCCTGCTTACAAAGAGATGGGTGTTAAAATGGAGATCATTTCAGAGACGGGAACACCACCACTGCCAAAAGTGAATCATCGATTCGGAAATCGCGTACCACAGATCAGTGTCCGAGTAGAGGAGAAGTGGAAAAGAGAAGACTTCACCCCAATTGAAAAAATGATCAAAGAGGGAGGTCAGTAA
- a CDS encoding formate/nitrite transporter family protein yields the protein MAFYNSKQIAKLSVEAGVSKVHLPMSSLLPLGFLGGAFISLGFLLDIRVSANLPADWGTFGTFLGASVFPLGLILILIAGGELLTGNMMTISLACFSRKVTLGQLVKNWVLITLSNFVGALFVAYCFGHLAGLTDSGPFLAKTVAIAKAKLDEGFVASFFSAIGCNWLVGLAVWLAYGAQSVGGKILGIWFPIMGFVAIGFQHVVANMFLIPAAIFSGYFGWGDYIMNFIPVFLGNAVGGSVFVAMMYWIAYKNELDTIKITEK from the coding sequence ATGGCGTTTTATAACTCGAAGCAAATTGCCAAGCTCTCCGTGGAAGCTGGGGTTAGCAAAGTGCACTTACCAATGAGCAGTTTACTCCCGCTCGGATTTTTGGGAGGCGCATTTATTTCGCTAGGTTTTCTGCTTGATATACGGGTAAGCGCTAATTTACCGGCTGACTGGGGGACATTTGGAACTTTTTTAGGTGCTTCCGTGTTTCCCCTCGGACTCATTCTCATCTTAATTGCAGGTGGGGAATTGTTAACAGGTAACATGATGACGATCTCACTTGCTTGCTTTAGCCGAAAAGTCACGCTCGGGCAGCTGGTGAAAAACTGGGTGCTCATTACGCTTAGTAACTTTGTGGGGGCACTGTTCGTTGCTTACTGCTTTGGACATCTAGCGGGCTTAACCGATTCAGGCCCTTTTTTGGCGAAGACCGTCGCAATCGCAAAAGCAAAGTTGGATGAAGGGTTTGTCGCCTCTTTTTTCTCAGCCATTGGCTGTAACTGGCTTGTAGGTCTAGCGGTATGGTTGGCATACGGTGCTCAGTCCGTGGGAGGAAAGATTTTAGGTATTTGGTTTCCGATTATGGGATTCGTTGCAATTGGCTTTCAGCACGTGGTTGCCAATATGTTTTTAATTCCGGCGGCTATTTTCTCAGGATACTTCGGATGGGGCGATTACATAATGAATTTTATCCCCGTTTTTTTAGGTAACGCAGTCGGAGGCAGTGTGTTCGTCGCGATGATGTATTGGATTGCGTATAAAAATGAGTTAGACACCATTAAGATTACGGAAAAGTAA
- a CDS encoding amino acid permease has translation MSQQKLGFWLLTALVVGNMVGSGIFMLPRSLSESASPAGVTLAWLLTGAGVMLTALVFGNLAIRKPELSGGPQIYAKELLKEKPVASLLSGFMSSWGYWIGNFAGNVAIISTFTSYLSTFFPILNSKAVIWTIGSFELKVGNALTFIICTLMLWGAHFIILKGMKGAGKINFVATVAKVIGFALFIILALFAFDKSNILPFVAPKEDAAGHTVGLLSQVNGAALSTLWAFIGIESAVVFASRAKRTRDVKWATIVGLCIALAIYLGISFLTMGVLSQSELIHSEKPLVDATEQIVGPIGAYLIAGLGLVSLLGSTIGWVLLSAEVPYQAARQGLFLPAFAKENKQSMPVFSLWVSNALAQLFIFSTVSSSISSAFDFVIYIATLAYLVPYLISALYQMRLTITGETYLHSRQRIVDGMIAAGATIYSLWVIVAGTSDLKTFLFGVALLASGIIFYPLLRKNAHHLSS, from the coding sequence ATGTCTCAACAAAAATTAGGTTTTTGGTTATTAACTGCATTAGTAGTTGGAAATATGGTAGGATCAGGTATTTTCATGTTGCCACGTTCCCTTTCAGAATCTGCTAGTCCTGCGGGCGTTACGCTTGCATGGCTGTTAACCGGTGCTGGCGTCATGCTCACCGCTCTCGTATTCGGGAATTTGGCTATTCGAAAGCCTGAGCTAAGCGGAGGTCCTCAGATTTATGCAAAGGAGCTATTAAAAGAAAAGCCCGTTGCATCTCTCCTCTCAGGCTTTATGTCTTCATGGGGGTATTGGATTGGAAACTTTGCAGGGAACGTTGCCATTATCTCAACGTTCACAAGCTATCTTTCTACCTTTTTCCCAATTCTAAATAGCAAAGCCGTGATTTGGACAATTGGAAGCTTTGAGCTAAAGGTTGGGAATGCTTTAACATTTATCATTTGTACACTTATGCTGTGGGGCGCTCATTTCATTATTTTGAAAGGGATGAAAGGGGCAGGAAAAATTAATTTTGTGGCGACTGTTGCAAAGGTCATTGGCTTTGCCCTATTTATTATCCTAGCGCTTTTTGCTTTTGATAAAAGCAATATCTTACCGTTTGTCGCTCCTAAAGAAGATGCAGCTGGGCATACGGTTGGGCTACTGTCACAAGTAAACGGTGCAGCGCTGTCTACTTTATGGGCGTTTATCGGCATCGAGTCGGCGGTCGTTTTCGCTTCAAGAGCCAAACGAACTCGGGACGTTAAATGGGCCACAATTGTTGGATTATGTATTGCTCTAGCCATTTATCTAGGAATTAGCTTTCTCACGATGGGCGTTCTCTCGCAAAGTGAGCTCATTCATTCAGAGAAGCCTCTTGTCGATGCAACAGAGCAAATCGTTGGTCCGATTGGCGCTTACTTAATTGCTGGTCTCGGACTTGTTAGCTTACTAGGATCAACAATCGGCTGGGTGCTCCTCAGTGCAGAAGTACCTTACCAAGCTGCTCGTCAAGGCTTGTTCTTACCAGCCTTTGCAAAAGAAAATAAGCAATCAATGCCTGTCTTTTCACTATGGGTTTCAAATGCGCTTGCACAGCTGTTTATTTTTTCAACGGTCTCTAGTTCCATCTCAAGTGCATTTGACTTTGTAATTTATATTGCTACTCTCGCCTACTTGGTTCCTTACCTTATTTCAGCTCTGTATCAAATGAGGTTGACCATTACAGGCGAAACGTATCTACACAGCAGACAGCGCATCGTGGACGGCATGATCGCTGCGGGCGCAACGATCTACTCGCTGTGGGTCATTGTGGCTGGAACATCTGATTTAAAAACATTTTTATTTGGCGTTGCGCTCCTAGCAAGCGGGATTATCTTCTATCCGCTGCTTCGTAAAAATGCGCATCATTTATCGTCTTAA